Sequence from the Burkholderia stabilis genome:
AGCGATTCACGGTCCCTGAAAGAAAAACGCCCCCGCCACTTGACCTGGCGGGGGCACGACGTAGACTGGGGTTGCGGCTCCCGATGCTGGAAACATCGAGGAACTGGATTGAGTAGAAGGCACCTACAGCAACCCAAACTTCGGCCCCGCGGAAATCATCCTAGCGGGTCCCGAGCGAAGGTCAAGTTCTTGCGTTCCCCACCATCCGGTTTCTCGTACTCCGTCCGTCGTCGAGCCGTCGGAGATCGTGCAAGGACGCCGGGTAACCAACCCCGGGCTTGTCGAGCGGTACCGGCCTCGCCCATCATTGGACCAGCGACCCCGGGGACAACGCATCTTGATCCGCACACCATGCGTGCGATCCGGCCCAGCAGTGCTTCGTCCCGCGGAAGGCACCAGGCGTGCTCAACCTGGCCTGGTTCGTGTTGCCCCGACGGCTCGGCACTGCAATGGGTTTGACGCGAGAGCGGGAAAGCGCCCGGCGACGGTCGGGCCACGGTGCACAGCGTCGACGGAGAGACGCCGCCCTCGTGGCGGTGGACCAACCCGGCACCGGGGGCGAAACGAGCCCTGAATGGTCCGTAGTCGCGGAGCGTTTCTATCGCGGCCCCGGTATGTGCCCCTCGTCCTCTGGACGGGTTCGGGTCGAGTCGGGCAAGGTCTTCTCTGCGAGCGCCACGCGATCGTCACAGGCTGTTGAGCCCGGTGCCGGTCTGATGCGTGGTCCGTGCAGGGGAGAGACTTGCCCGGCTTGGCCCGGGGCGCAGCCCTGGGACTTGCCGGGTACAGGGGAAGCAATACCGTACCCGTACCGCGTACAGGGCCACCCTACCCAGGCACAGGCCGGAGGCGTCCGAAGGACACACAGGGCGAAGCCACCCGAAGGGCACGGTGGAGCTGCAGCACGGGACACCGCAACGCCCATCCAGGGCTTGAACGCAAAGCCAGGAGGTTGGAACGGAAAAGCGGGCGCGCGCCGCGTTGCCCCACGTTTTCGTCCGGTTTTGCGCAAAAACGACCGCGGGCCGGTTGGCGATCCGGGCCACCGGGGTTGTGCAACGGGCAGGGCCTGGTAGGTTGGACGGCGTCTTGGCGTAACCCGTGCCAGGGCACAACCTGTCCAACACGCCGATCCCGCCATGACCTACGACGTCCTGCACGACCTCGATCACGACCATCCCTTGACCCTGCTCGCCAAAGGCGACGGGTCCATGACCAGCTTGGCCTGGGAGGTGCTCATCGTCGGCATCGACCTCAACCGCGCGATCGTGGAGGCCCACACGCCGCTGATCGGTGTTGCGATCGGGCCCGAGGGGAACCTGGACGCGGCGTTGGCGATGATCGAGGCCGGGGCCAGCGTGAACGTGGCCCTGCGCTACGCCCACGATCGGCGGCGCGTCGAGCTTCTGCTGCGCCTGGGCGCGAACCCGCAGCAGGTCGTCGACGGCGGCACGCTCCTGCACGTGCGTTGCGGGTCCGCGGAGGCGGACCTGGACGACACCATCGGGGCGGTCGAGGCGTTGCTCGACGCAGGGCTGGACGTGAACGCCCGGGACGGCAACGGGTGGACCCCGCTGCTCAGCGCGCTGTACCAGAACACCACCGTGGACGTCATGCCCTTGGTGGCGCGGTTGGTGAAGCGGGGCGCCGACCTGAACGCGCGCACGGACGACGACGAGAGCGCGCTCCTCGTTGCGGCAACCTCGGGCCAGGTCAACGCCACCGGCTACTTGCTGAGCCGGGGCGCGGACCCCGCCCATGCGCTGCATCACCCGGGCTGGGCGAACCCGGCAGAGGATCATGCGGAGCTGGTGCGCGAGGCCATGCACCTGGTGGAGTTGGCGTACGAGCGTCAGGTGCTGGCCGGCGCGGCCGGTGACCCACCCGCAGGAGCGGAACCGAGCGCGCGCCGGAGGTTGTGAACCCGCGGGTCCCGCGCACCCGGCCGCAGGCTCGCTTTTCCCGCTCAAGGTGCCGTCAGGCGCCGGGTGGGGTGTCCCGAAGGGATACGTCCGGCTCAAGGCCGGCGGCCTGATCCGCGTACCCAATCGTCAGGGCGTCGGGCAACTGGCGGTGGACGTCCTCGGGATTCAGGCGGGGCTCCTCCGCGTCCGTCATCGCGCGTTTCAGCTCCTCGCTCAACGTCCAACGACCCAGGCGGGCCCACGCCTCGCGCAACGTGTCGGCGGCCGGTTGCAGCGCGCGAAGCTGGGCCAGGGCCTCGCCCTCCATCTGCGGGGCATTGGCAAGGGCGCGGACCGCGTGCGTGAGGACCTGGCTCGCCACGCCGGCCGCGCTCGGACGGCGCTCGTCCTCCTCGTCCTTGACGTCGGCGAACGCGAAGAAGTCCCGGACGATCGCATCGGCCAGGGCCTGGGTGGCACGCACCACCCGATCGCTGGCGCGCTCAAACCGTTCCGCAGGCGACAGGCGCTCGACGTCCTGCCAGGGGGACACGGCACCCACCACGCGCAGGTCGGCGAGGAGAACGTGGTCCAGCGCCCCTTGGGGCGCCATTTGCACGATGAACCCGTCGGCGACGATGGGCAACGCGTTGACCGCGTCCCGCACGTCCGGATCCTCGCCCAACGCCTTGGCGAAGTCCCGGGCGGAATCGTCGGGCGCGACGCTCGGCACGAGCGCGGCGCTGTACGTCCGGAAGCTCGCCCGTCGAAACACCGTCGGGTCGCGCGTCCCGGGTGGGGTCCAGGCCAGCCGCCCGTAGGACAACGCGCCCTGGACCGTCGAAAACCGCCGGCCCAGGGCGAACTCGGTGGCCCGGGCCAGGAGGTGCGCGGGCTCTGGGGTGACGGACGCCACCACCAGGCGCGGCTCGTGGTCGTGGCCGTCCGGTGCGCAGGGCATGGCGACGTCCAGCACGTCCTCCGGGTTCAGCGATCCCGCGGTGATGGAGCAGGTCCAGGGGCGGTCCGTCGCGGCGAAGAACCACACCATGGCCGTGCCCTCCACGACCACGAACCGGTGGGTCAGCCGTATGGCCATGCCAAGCTCCTGGGTCCGGCGGTCGAACGCGTCGACCACCTCGAACGCGGACGCGTCGGGTCGTTCGAGGGCGGCCCGCAGGGCCTGTTCACCGGGCGATGCTGCTTGGTCGCCCGTGGCGCGCGGCAGCAGATCGTGGGCGGCCCAGCCGGTCTCGCAATACGTCTCGACCAGGGCGAGCAGGGTCATCCGCAGGCGCGTGGCGACGTGGCGGACGGACGCCACGGTGTCGTCCCAGCGCCCGGCGTTGAAGCGTGGGCCGAGCGCGGCGTACGCGCGACGACGATGCACCAGGTCGTCGGCCTCGGCGCTCTCCCGGAACGCCCGCACCGCGGCGAGGCACGCGTCCGAACCGTTGGCGATCGCGCCATGGACCAACCGCAGCAGCGCGTGCGCATCGTCCAGCAGCGGGTGCAGCTCGACGGCGATCGCCGTGGCAGCGGTCTTGGGCACGTCCACCTGATCGACCAGCCAGGCCTGGTAGCGCGAGGGGTCCCGCTCCCGAGCGGCCTGGGCCTGCAACCCGGCGACGATGGACCGGATCAGGACCGCGTCCTCGTCGTCCCACGCGTACGGCGGCCGATCGTTGAGGCGGAAATCACGGAGCAGGGCTCGGAGGTCGGTCGTGGTGGTCGTGGGCATGCGAGGGCGGTCCATCAGGGCGTGAGGGTGGCGAGGAGCGGAAAGTCTACCTCGACCCGTGGGGCGATCGGGGATCGCAGACCCAGGACAACGCCGGAGGCGTGAGCGGCAACCCCGGTGCTGACGCCGATGAGGCCGAAGGCGGGGTTCGTGCCCTCCGCCCAGGAGGGGTGTTCCGCGAGACGGGGTCGACCCGACCCGTCAGCGCGCGGGGTACTTCGTCAGGGCCTCGTGCCGGTGGCGCCACAACGCGCCGATCGCGTCCAGGCGGCTCCCGTCGCCCACCACTCGGTGATCGCGGTCCCGCTCTTCGTCGTAGGTGGTGGTGATCGCCGCGTACCAGGAACCCTGGGCCGGGTCATGGGAGAACCCACCGACGCACTCGAACCCCTCGGGGCATCGCATCGGCGCAGCAGGAAGCCGGTGGCCGCGCCGGCCTGGTAGGTCACGTAGTAGGCCCCGTCGTCCAGGAGGACCGGATCGGGGCGTTGGGTCTCGTTCTCGCTTCGCATGGTCGTTCGTCGCCAAGGTCGTCGCACCCCGCAGGCGCTCGGCGGGACGCGCTCCGGCGATGTTACGGCATCATCGGGCCCCGTGGTACATCCCGGAAAGGCTCACCGTGGTTCCCGTAAGGGCTCACCGAACGGTCGGGCCCTGGTGGTGGGTGCAGGGCCAAAGCGACGGCGGGACCCCGTGAAACCCAGGTTTTGCAGGGGAGGGGTGATCCTCGGGCGATCCCGTGAAAGCCTTATGGGGTAAGGGTTTTCGGGCGATTTTCCCTCAAAAAATCCCACCTAAAGCTAGGCTATTGCGATACAATAGAACCTACTGAAACGCAAGAGACGGAGGTGGGCGATGGCTGAAGCATTGAAAACCGTGACGGCGCAACTGCCGGTGAATCTGGTGGACCGCATGGACGACCTGGCGACGAAGCTGGACCGCTCCAAGCAGTGGATCGTCCGCAAGGCGGTGGTGGCGTACCTGGCCCGGGCCGAGCGCGAGCGCGCGATGATCCAGGAGGGGCTGGACGACGTGACGGCCGGCCGCCTGATTTCCATGGATGCCATGGAACGCTGGGCGGACAGCCTGGGCACGGACCACGAGCTGCCGCTGCCGAAGGTGGGTGAGTGATGGCCGTCCCGGTCGTTTTCACCAGCAAAGCTGGGTCGGACCTGCAGAACATTTTCGAGTTCGAGAAGATGATCAACGGGGCCCCGAAGGCGCGGGAGATCGTGAAGGCGCTGACCGCCGAGGCCAAAGCTCTTGGGATCCAACTGCGCCACCGCATCGGGGAAGAACTGGACGGATGGGAAGGGCCCCCGGCCCGTGAGGTCCACAAGGACATTTGCCTGGGCGGCGAGTACGAGATCCACTACGAGATCATCCCGCCCTACGAGCCGAACCCCACCAGCATCGCGATTCTCCGGGTGTGGGATACGCGGCAAGACCGCTGAAGCGAACGACCAAGAAAAAGCGGGGCATCGAAGCCCCGCTTTCGCTGTACAGCGTGGCCCGGGCCACGATCAACGCTCTTCCCGGCGCCGCTTCTCGTAGTTTTCCGCCCACTCGGCGCGCATCGCCTTGATCGCGCTGGCCCCCGCCCGAAAGACCTGCTTGCGCTCGTCGGGCGTCAAACCGCCGACTTTCAGCGCGGTGTCGGTCACCAGGTCCTGCCGGCCAAGGCTGATCATCGTGCGCTCGAACTCCTCCTGCACGACCATGCGTTCGAGCGCCCGGGGCGGCTGGCCCGTCACGATGGCGACGTACGTGAAGAGGCGGTACAACACACCGCCCGCGTAGAGCCCCCACCACACGGCCACCACCGTGATCATCACCGCGCTCCCCGACCCGGGGACAGGCGGTGCGAACAGCGCAAAGCCCGTGGTCACCAGGGCGATCACGCGCGAGACCGGTCTGGCGATCTTGGTGACCGGGTAGCACCGGCTCAACACAAACAGGTTCACGAAAAACGCCCAGCCGACGAGCAGCAGGCCGGCGTCCAGGTACATGCGAAAGGTCCAGTCCATGGGTCTCCTCCAGAAGGTGGCCCCAGGCCGGGACCGTTGCCCCTCAACCAAGCAGGTTTGAGGCTGAAGTCAACCCGTGCCCTGGCACATCCCGATCGGCACGGCTTTCCCCCT
This genomic interval carries:
- a CDS encoding CopG family ribbon-helix-helix protein — translated: MAEALKTVTAQLPVNLVDRMDDLATKLDRSKQWIVRKAVVAYLARAERERAMIQEGLDDVTAGRLISMDAMERWADSLGTDHELPLPKVGE
- a CDS encoding ankyrin repeat domain-containing protein, with product MTYDVLHDLDHDHPLTLLAKGDGSMTSLAWEVLIVGIDLNRAIVEAHTPLIGVAIGPEGNLDAALAMIEAGASVNVALRYAHDRRRVELLLRLGANPQQVVDGGTLLHVRCGSAEADLDDTIGAVEALLDAGLDVNARDGNGWTPLLSALYQNTTVDVMPLVARLVKRGADLNARTDDDESALLVAATSGQVNATGYLLSRGADPAHALHHPGWANPAEDHAELVREAMHLVELAYERQVLAGAAGDPPAGAEPSARRRL
- a CDS encoding type II toxin-antitoxin system RelE/ParE family toxin, with the translated sequence MAVPVVFTSKAGSDLQNIFEFEKMINGAPKAREIVKALTAEAKALGIQLRHRIGEELDGWEGPPAREVHKDICLGGEYEIHYEIIPPYEPNPTSIAILRVWDTRQDR